One region of Clostridia bacterium genomic DNA includes:
- the tuf gene encoding elongation factor Tu (EF-Tu; promotes GTP-dependent binding of aminoacyl-tRNA to the A-site of ribosomes during protein biosynthesis; when the tRNA anticodon matches the mRNA codon, GTP hydrolysis results; the inactive EF-Tu-GDP leaves the ribosome and release of GDP is promoted by elongation factor Ts; many prokaryotes have two copies of the gene encoding EF-Tu) — MAKQKFERTKPHVNVGTIGHVDHGKTTLTAAITNILAKFGQA; from the coding sequence GTGGCAAAACAAAAGTTCGAAAGAACGAAACCCCACGTTAACGTTGGTACGATTGGACACGTAGACCACGGTAAGACCACCTTGACTGCAGCCATTACCAATATTTTGGCGAAGTTCGGTCAAGCG
- the sigH gene encoding RNA polymerase sporulation sigma factor SigH: MSVNPQRMACDNYEVMVDEDIVELAQDGDDVAQEYLINKYKNFVRAKARSYFLIGADREDIIQEGMIGLYKAIRDFRGDKLSSFRAFAELCITRQIITAIKTATRQKHIPLNSYVSLNKPIYDEDSDRTLLDVISGTKITDPEELIISREEFDDIEEKMGEILSGLEWQVLMSYLEGKSYQEIAMDLNRHVKSIDNALQRVKRKLERYLAKRDV; this comes from the coding sequence ATGAGTGTAAATCCCCAAAGAATGGCCTGTGACAATTACGAAGTAATGGTCGACGAAGATATCGTAGAACTGGCCCAGGATGGAGACGATGTAGCACAGGAATACCTGATCAACAAGTATAAGAACTTTGTCAGGGCTAAAGCTAGGTCTTATTTTTTAATTGGTGCGGACCGGGAGGATATTATTCAGGAGGGGATGATCGGGCTTTATAAAGCCATTCGTGATTTTCGCGGCGATAAATTATCATCTTTTCGCGCCTTTGCCGAACTCTGCATTACCAGGCAAATCATTACCGCCATTAAGACAGCCACCAGGCAAAAGCATATCCCGTTGAACTCTTATGTATCCCTGAATAAACCGATTTACGATGAAGATTCTGACCGGACCCTGTTGGATGTGATCTCCGGCACCAAAATTACCGATCCGGAGGAATTGATTATCTCCCGGGAAGAATTTGATGATATTGAAGAAAAAATGGGAGAGATTCTAAGCGGCCTGGAATGGCAGGTATTGATGTCTTATTTGGAAGGGAAATCATACCAGGAAATTGCCATGGATTTAAATAGACATGTGAAGTCCATTGACAATGCCCTCCAGAGGGTAAAGCGGAAACTGGAGCGGTATTTGGCCAAACGGGATGTGTAG
- a CDS encoding NYN domain-containing protein, with protein MSMEQEYLIVDGYNIINNWPDFAGMRSQDLSHAREHLEEILANYQALSGKQVILVFDAHQVKGQETVENKNGLQVIYSGQGKTADQVIEQLVYNLSKGYRVTVATSDWLEQRIVLGKDGLRISARELRLLVMETIEQSKQHYRKGRQQRSLSNYLTEEQFQVLEQLRRHK; from the coding sequence GTGAGCATGGAACAGGAATATCTCATTGTGGACGGCTATAACATCATTAATAACTGGCCTGATTTTGCCGGCATGCGCAGTCAGGATCTGTCTCACGCGCGGGAACACCTGGAGGAGATTTTGGCTAATTACCAAGCGTTAAGCGGTAAACAGGTGATCCTGGTATTTGATGCCCACCAGGTGAAGGGGCAGGAGACCGTGGAAAATAAGAACGGCCTCCAAGTCATCTATTCCGGGCAAGGGAAAACCGCCGACCAGGTGATCGAGCAGCTGGTCTACAACCTATCCAAAGGTTATCGTGTCACCGTGGCCACCTCCGACTGGTTGGAGCAGCGGATCGTGCTGGGCAAGGACGGCCTTCGTATATCAGCCAGGGAACTGAGGCTTTTGGTGATGGAAACCATTGAGCAGAGCAAGCAGCATTACCGGAAGGGCCGGCAGCAACGGAGCCTGTCAAACTACTTGACGGAGGAGCAGTTCCAGGTCTTGGAACAGCTGCGGCGGCACAAGTAA
- the rlmB gene encoding 23S rRNA (guanosine(2251)-2'-O)-methyltransferase RlmB: MSDLLYGRNPVLEALKQERAINKLLVVDTERGLKPITQLARSRGIPVQKVDRRVLDQLTHQARHQGVLAYVASKEYVAMEDLLRLAADRQQPPLLVACDHLEDPHNLGAILRVVDAAGAHGVIIPKARSVSLSAAVAKTSAGAVEFVSVARVPNLSEALRSLKKRGLWAVGLDGEAETEIYDVDWRLPAVLVVGGEGKGLSRLVKENCDILAKIPMAGRINSLNAAVAVSIGLYEAVRQRNVRS; encoded by the coding sequence ATGTCTGATTTGTTGTACGGGCGGAATCCCGTGCTGGAGGCTTTAAAGCAGGAGAGGGCGATTAATAAGTTGTTGGTGGTGGATACGGAAAGGGGTTTAAAGCCCATCACGCAGCTGGCCCGCAGCAGGGGAATTCCGGTACAGAAAGTTGACCGGAGAGTACTCGATCAATTAACGCATCAGGCCAGGCATCAAGGAGTGTTGGCCTATGTTGCGTCCAAGGAATATGTGGCCATGGAAGATTTGCTGCGGTTGGCGGCCGACCGGCAGCAACCTCCTTTGCTCGTCGCTTGCGATCACCTGGAGGATCCCCACAACCTGGGCGCCATCCTGAGAGTGGTAGATGCGGCAGGGGCTCATGGGGTCATCATCCCCAAGGCCAGGAGTGTCTCCCTCTCCGCCGCCGTGGCAAAAACCTCTGCCGGGGCCGTTGAATTTGTCTCCGTCGCCCGGGTCCCCAACTTGTCCGAGGCATTGCGAAGTTTGAAAAAGCGAGGCTTATGGGCGGTGGGGCTGGACGGGGAGGCGGAAACGGAAATCTATGACGTGGACTGGCGTCTACCGGCGGTGCTGGTGGTGGGCGGCGAAGGGAAAGGGTTAAGCCGCTTAGTAAAGGAAAACTGTGATATCTTAGCCAAGATCCCCATGGCCGGGCGGATTAACTCATTAAACGCGGCAGTGGCTGTTTCGATTGGCCTTTACGAAGCAGTGCGCCAGCGCAATGTAAGGTCGTGA
- a CDS encoding FAD-dependent thymidylate synthase encodes MQVKLINFTPQPERTVALAARMCYANAGVEDLEENLAREDEVRLLEKLIAMGHLSPLEHVSFTFAAEGISRALTHQLVRHRIASYSQKSQRWVSEEDFAFITPPSIRGNEEALLRYEALMEEIRRAYNALARVVPKEDARYVLPQACETKIIFTFNARSLLNFFRQRLCTRAQWEIRRLARLMLQEVRREAPVLFAKAGPTCDTEGVCYEGEMSCGRAPVIKSRFSAHD; translated from the coding sequence ATGCAGGTCAAGTTAATTAACTTCACCCCCCAGCCGGAAAGGACAGTGGCCCTGGCGGCCCGCATGTGTTATGCCAACGCCGGGGTGGAGGACTTGGAGGAGAACCTGGCCAGGGAAGATGAGGTGCGCTTGTTGGAAAAGCTAATCGCCATGGGCCATCTATCACCCTTGGAGCATGTGAGCTTTACCTTTGCGGCGGAAGGCATCAGCCGGGCTTTGACCCACCAGCTGGTGCGGCATCGCATCGCTTCTTACTCCCAGAAATCCCAGCGCTGGGTGAGTGAGGAGGATTTTGCCTTTATTACTCCCCCCAGCATCCGGGGTAATGAAGAAGCCCTCCTTCGTTACGAAGCCCTCATGGAGGAGATTAGACGCGCTTACAATGCCCTGGCCCGGGTAGTGCCGAAAGAAGACGCCAGGTATGTCCTGCCCCAGGCTTGCGAAACGAAAATCATCTTCACCTTTAACGCCCGGAGCCTCCTGAATTTCTTCCGGCAGCGGTTGTGCACAAGAGCCCAGTGGGAAATCAGGCGGCTGGCTCGCCTCATGCTGCAAGAGGTGCGCCGGGAAGCTCCCGTGCTCTTTGCCAAGGCGGGCCCCACCTGTGACACGGAAGGAGTTTGCTATGAGGGAGAAATGTCATGTGGACGAGCCCCGGTCATAAAAAGCAGATTTAGTGCACATGACTAA
- a CDS encoding Mini-ribonuclease 3 has product MLDHVDFIPAPEELSPLVLAYIGDAVYELYVRLLLVAHSPGKMKDLHQKAVSFVKAGAQADILKEIEPMLSGEERDIVRWGRNAKSGHVPKSAQMVEYRYSTGFEALIGYLYLKGRYDRLSQLMRRLEKMIAERETGRE; this is encoded by the coding sequence ATGCTGGATCATGTGGACTTCATCCCGGCACCGGAAGAGCTGTCTCCTCTGGTGCTGGCCTACATAGGGGACGCGGTCTATGAGCTCTATGTGCGGCTGCTGCTGGTAGCTCATAGTCCGGGCAAAATGAAAGACTTGCACCAGAAAGCCGTCTCCTTTGTCAAGGCAGGCGCTCAAGCCGATATATTGAAGGAGATCGAGCCCATGCTGTCCGGTGAAGAGCGCGATATTGTGCGCTGGGGCAGGAACGCTAAATCAGGACATGTTCCTAAGAGCGCCCAAATGGTAGAATATCGTTATAGCACCGGTTTCGAGGCCCTAATTGGTTATCTCTACCTAAAAGGCCGGTATGACAGGCTGTCCCAGTTGATGCGCCGGCTCGAAAAAATGATTGCGGAAAGGGAGACAGGCCGTGAATAG
- a CDS encoding cysteine--tRNA ligase: MQIYNTLTRTKEPFVPREEGKVRMYVCGPTTYNYIHLGNARPLVVFDTVRRYFTYRGYEVQYVQNFTDVDDKIIKRAREENVDPLALAQKYINAYFEDAGKLNVAKADVHPKVSEHIPEIIEVIQRLVDRGYAYEIEGDVYFSVRRFEEYGKLSGRSLDEMQAGARVEVDPRKQDPLDFALWKSAKPGEPAWDSPWGKGRPGWHIECSVMSLKYLGANFDIHGGGADLVFPHHENEIAQSEAACGEPFARYWMHNGFITVNQEKMSKSLGNFFLLREILDKFPADVVRFFLLETHYRSPLDFDDQKLRESQKALERIKNTRRLLKEKIQFLQSINASNGSPEGHAFQERLEECRRDFIKAMDDDFNTSLALGAVFELCRESNGFANQGNLPEIPGALALLEKAWRYLDEMVVQVLGIPLQEDRVVDEGQEQALVAGLVELLIELRQEARAKKDWATADGIRNRLKELGIILEDTPHGVRWKRDGK, from the coding sequence ATTCAGATTTACAACACACTGACACGCACTAAAGAACCTTTTGTGCCGCGGGAAGAGGGCAAGGTGCGCATGTACGTTTGCGGGCCGACGACGTACAACTATATCCATTTGGGCAATGCCAGGCCCCTGGTTGTTTTTGATACCGTGCGGCGCTACTTTACGTACCGGGGTTATGAAGTCCAGTATGTGCAAAACTTTACCGATGTGGATGACAAGATCATCAAGCGAGCCAGGGAAGAAAACGTGGATCCCTTAGCCCTGGCCCAGAAGTATATTAATGCCTATTTCGAGGATGCCGGCAAGCTCAATGTAGCCAAAGCCGACGTTCATCCCAAAGTGAGTGAGCATATCCCGGAGATTATCGAAGTGATCCAAAGGCTGGTTGATCGAGGTTATGCCTATGAAATTGAGGGAGATGTCTATTTCAGTGTCCGCCGGTTCGAGGAATACGGCAAGCTGTCCGGCCGTTCCCTGGATGAAATGCAGGCCGGCGCCCGGGTGGAAGTGGATCCGCGGAAACAGGATCCCCTGGATTTCGCCCTGTGGAAGAGCGCCAAACCGGGAGAACCGGCTTGGGACAGTCCCTGGGGTAAGGGAAGGCCGGGTTGGCACATTGAGTGTTCCGTGATGTCTTTAAAATACCTGGGTGCCAATTTTGACATCCACGGCGGTGGAGCCGATTTGGTTTTCCCCCATCATGAAAACGAAATTGCCCAGTCAGAAGCCGCCTGCGGGGAACCTTTCGCCAGGTACTGGATGCATAACGGTTTCATCACGGTGAATCAGGAGAAGATGTCCAAATCCCTGGGCAACTTCTTCTTGCTGCGGGAAATCCTGGACAAATTTCCCGCCGATGTGGTGCGCTTTTTCCTGCTGGAGACCCATTACCGGAGCCCGTTGGATTTTGATGATCAAAAGCTGCGGGAAAGTCAAAAAGCCCTGGAACGGATCAAGAATACCCGGAGGCTGCTAAAGGAGAAAATCCAGTTTCTCCAATCCATCAACGCCTCTAATGGCAGCCCTGAAGGCCATGCTTTCCAGGAAAGATTGGAAGAGTGCCGCCGGGATTTTATCAAAGCCATGGACGATGACTTCAATACTTCCCTGGCCCTGGGCGCCGTGTTCGAACTATGCAGGGAGAGCAACGGCTTTGCCAACCAGGGTAACCTGCCGGAAATCCCCGGTGCCCTGGCCTTGTTAGAGAAGGCCTGGCGCTACCTGGATGAAATGGTGGTGCAGGTGCTGGGTATTCCCCTGCAGGAAGACCGGGTCGTAGATGAGGGGCAGGAACAAGCCCTGGTCGCCGGTTTAGTCGAACTGCTCATCGAATTGAGGCAGGAAGCCAGGGCGAAGAAGGATTGGGCTACCGCGGACGGTATCCGGAATCGCTTAAAAGAACTGGGTATCATACTGGAAGATACACCCCATGGAGTTAGATGGAAAAGAGATGGGAAATGA
- the cysE gene encoding serine O-acetyltransferase: MFSRLKEDIRVIFERDPAAKSVLEILLTYPGLHAVWMHRIAHWFYKRKFFFIARLISQINRFLTGIEIHPGAVIGKGLFIDHGMGVVIGETTVIGDNVTLYQGVTLGGTGKEKGKRHPTIGNNVVISTGAKILGNITIGNNVKVGAGSVVLRSVPDNCTVVGVPGKVVVRNGKNIASTDYSAIDLRHDQVPDPVAEMILCLQRNIERLERRIEELEGRVHEHSDLQHTDTH, from the coding sequence TTGTTCAGCCGCCTGAAAGAGGATATCAGGGTTATTTTTGAAAGGGATCCGGCCGCCAAAAGCGTGCTGGAGATCCTGTTAACCTATCCCGGGTTACATGCCGTGTGGATGCACCGGATCGCCCACTGGTTTTATAAAAGGAAGTTTTTCTTTATCGCCCGGCTCATTTCCCAGATCAACCGTTTCCTCACCGGCATCGAGATTCATCCCGGCGCCGTCATCGGCAAAGGCCTGTTCATTGACCACGGGATGGGTGTGGTGATCGGCGAGACGACGGTGATTGGAGACAATGTCACCTTGTACCAGGGCGTGACCTTGGGCGGCACCGGTAAGGAAAAAGGCAAGCGCCACCCCACCATCGGCAACAACGTGGTGATCAGCACCGGGGCGAAAATCCTGGGCAACATCACCATCGGCAACAATGTCAAGGTGGGAGCCGGTTCCGTGGTGTTAAGAAGTGTCCCGGACAACTGCACCGTGGTGGGGGTGCCCGGCAAGGTAGTGGTGCGCAACGGCAAGAATATTGCCAGCACCGATTATTCAGCCATCGATTTGCGGCATGATCAGGTACCGGACCCGGTGGCGGAGATGATCTTGTGCTTGCAGCGCAATATAGAGCGATTAGAGCGAAGGATTGAGGAATTGGAGGGGCGCGTTCATGAGCATTCAGATTTACAACACACTGACACGCACTAA
- a CDS encoding glutamate--tRNA ligase: protein MEKVRVRFAPSPTGPLHIGGARSALFNYLLAKKTGGTFVLRIEDTDLERSSRESEENIKESLRWLGIAWDEGVDVGGPHGPYRQTERLALYQKYVEQLLEAGHAYRCYCTEEELEQERQALLARGEMPRYLGKCRNLTPEQEEAFLREGRKPVIRFRVPSGENILVNDLVRGQVSFESDGIGDFIIVKSDGIPTYNFAVVIDDALMEITHVIRAEEHLSNTPRQILIYRALGFKEPVFAHISLILGKDRTKMSKRHGSTSVVQYREQGYLPEALVNFLALLGWSPEGEEEIFSLEELCRQFSLERVAKNPAIFDLDKLNWINGFYIRQAPLEKIAAMAVPYLTEAGYLPETLSEEDEKKLLQIVAAVRSYLPNMSSIVDHVDVFFAEEVPVEDEEARKVLQEEQVPRVMELFAAKLKEAGDLDPEGTKQLLKQTAKELGLGGRKVFMPLRVALTGKMHGPELHDIIPILGKEKVLKRLRQNTGLSLHG from the coding sequence GTGGAAAAAGTGAGGGTTCGTTTCGCTCCCAGCCCTACTGGTCCATTACATATCGGGGGCGCCAGGTCGGCGTTATTTAACTACTTGTTGGCCAAGAAAACGGGAGGCACTTTCGTCCTGAGAATTGAGGATACGGATTTGGAGCGATCCAGCCGGGAGTCGGAGGAGAATATTAAGGAGTCCTTGCGCTGGTTGGGTATTGCCTGGGATGAAGGGGTGGATGTCGGCGGCCCCCACGGCCCTTACCGCCAGACGGAAAGGTTGGCCCTGTATCAAAAATATGTGGAGCAGTTGCTGGAGGCTGGGCATGCCTACCGTTGTTACTGCACCGAAGAAGAATTGGAGCAGGAAAGACAGGCCCTTTTAGCCAGAGGGGAAATGCCCCGGTACCTGGGCAAGTGCCGGAATTTGACCCCGGAACAGGAGGAAGCCTTCCTCCGGGAGGGCCGGAAACCCGTGATCCGCTTCCGGGTGCCCAGCGGGGAGAATATCCTGGTCAATGACCTGGTGCGGGGCCAGGTGAGTTTCGAAAGCGACGGTATCGGCGATTTTATCATCGTCAAGTCCGACGGGATCCCCACCTACAACTTTGCCGTGGTAATTGATGATGCCCTCATGGAAATCACCCATGTGATCCGGGCGGAAGAGCATTTATCCAATACCCCCAGGCAGATCCTTATTTACCGGGCGCTGGGATTTAAGGAACCGGTGTTTGCCCATATTTCCTTAATTCTCGGCAAAGACCGGACTAAGATGAGTAAAAGGCACGGATCCACTTCCGTGGTGCAGTACCGGGAACAAGGGTACCTACCGGAAGCCCTGGTTAATTTCCTGGCCCTGTTAGGCTGGTCGCCGGAAGGGGAGGAAGAAATCTTCAGCCTGGAGGAATTGTGCCGGCAGTTTTCTTTGGAACGGGTGGCCAAAAACCCGGCTATCTTTGACCTGGACAAGCTCAACTGGATTAATGGATTTTACATCCGCCAAGCTCCCCTGGAGAAGATCGCCGCCATGGCTGTTCCCTATCTCACTGAAGCCGGCTACTTGCCGGAAACCTTGTCGGAGGAAGATGAGAAAAAGCTCTTGCAAATTGTGGCGGCGGTGCGCAGTTACTTGCCCAACATGTCGTCCATTGTGGACCATGTGGACGTTTTCTTCGCGGAAGAGGTACCGGTGGAAGACGAAGAGGCGAGGAAGGTACTGCAGGAAGAACAGGTACCCCGGGTGATGGAGCTCTTTGCGGCGAAGCTCAAGGAAGCCGGCGACCTGGACCCGGAGGGAACGAAGCAGCTTTTGAAACAAACCGCCAAGGAACTGGGGCTCGGCGGCAGAAAAGTGTTTATGCCTTTGCGGGTGGCTTTGACCGGGAAGATGCACGGGCCTGAACTGCACGACATTATCCCTATTTTAGGCAAGGAGAAAGTGCTTAAGCGGCTGAGGCAAAACACCGGTTTGTCCTTGCACGGTTGA
- a CDS encoding 2-C-methyl-D-erythritol 2,4-cyclodiphosphate synthase has product MRVGIGFDVHRLVEGRQLIIGGVTIPYEFGLLGHSDADVLLHALADALLGAAGLGDIGVHFPDTDPRYAGISSMLLLDEVKEKVMAAGFAVNNVDAVIVAQRPKMAPYMADMRSNIARILEIEPGAVNIKATTTEGLGFAGRGEGIAAWAAVTLRQG; this is encoded by the coding sequence ATGCGCGTGGGCATCGGTTTTGACGTGCACCGGCTGGTGGAGGGCCGGCAGCTTATTATCGGGGGGGTGACCATCCCCTATGAATTCGGGCTGCTGGGGCATTCCGATGCGGATGTGCTGCTCCATGCCCTGGCCGACGCCTTGTTGGGGGCCGCCGGTCTGGGGGATATTGGGGTGCATTTTCCTGACACGGATCCCCGTTATGCCGGCATTTCCAGTATGCTCCTTTTGGATGAGGTGAAGGAGAAGGTTATGGCGGCGGGCTTTGCGGTCAATAATGTAGATGCAGTCATTGTGGCCCAGCGGCCGAAAATGGCTCCTTACATGGCGGATATGAGATCAAATATCGCCCGGATCTTGGAAATAGAGCCGGGTGCCGTGAATATTAAAGCCACCACCACCGAAGGACTGGGCTTTGCCGGCCGGGGCGAGGGAATTGCCGCCTGGGCGGCGGTTACCCTCCGGCAGGGGTAA
- the ispD gene encoding 2-C-methyl-D-erythritol 4-phosphate cytidylyltransferase, giving the protein MSSVTAIVLAAGQGTRMKSAVPKQYLAVGGRPVLLHSLQLMEESSAVQHVVLVVGSRDVDPVQEMLAPYALTKLHQVVPGGKERSHSVYHGLKALPEDCAWVVVHDGVRPFFTLTLLERVIRAAKTCGAAIPGVPVKDTIKVCDEQGLVVTTPPRQSLWAVQTPQAFRRDWLVEAYEKAMEDGITATDDAGLVERLGRPVQVVQGEYTNIKITTPEDLALAELIWERRQQDARGHRF; this is encoded by the coding sequence GTGTCTAGTGTGACGGCGATTGTGCTGGCTGCCGGCCAGGGCACCAGGATGAAGAGTGCCGTGCCGAAGCAATACCTGGCCGTAGGCGGGCGCCCGGTGCTGCTCCATTCCCTGCAGCTCATGGAAGAGAGCAGTGCCGTGCAGCATGTGGTGCTGGTAGTAGGCAGCCGGGATGTGGACCCGGTGCAGGAGATGCTGGCACCTTATGCCTTGACTAAGCTGCATCAAGTTGTTCCCGGTGGGAAGGAACGAAGTCATTCGGTTTACCATGGGCTCAAGGCGCTTCCGGAGGATTGTGCCTGGGTGGTCGTACACGACGGTGTGCGACCATTTTTCACGTTGACTTTGCTGGAACGGGTCATCCGGGCGGCCAAAACCTGCGGCGCAGCCATACCGGGTGTGCCGGTCAAAGATACGATCAAAGTCTGTGACGAGCAAGGCCTGGTGGTCACCACGCCTCCCAGGCAAAGTCTATGGGCCGTCCAAACGCCCCAGGCTTTTCGCCGGGATTGGCTGGTGGAGGCCTATGAAAAAGCCATGGAGGACGGGATTACAGCTACGGATGATGCGGGGCTGGTGGAGCGGCTGGGCCGGCCGGTACAAGTGGTCCAGGGGGAATACACCAATATCAAGATTACGACGCCGGAAGACCTGGCCCTGGCGGAGTTGATTTGGGAGAGGAGGCAGCAAGATGCGCGTGGGCATCGGTTTTGA
- a CDS encoding PIN/TRAM domain-containing protein, translated as MIAAGYSGFSVGLLVMPFWQGPELTVKWALVILLSIVAGLIGYSLAPPLITGIIQVARRLEALLYKIPAHDLVGGAVGLIIGLIIANLFGFSFYRFPIVGPYLSILASLVLGYLGWSVGTKKRDDLFSVFANWKAGKDKEKTGRLDMKARYKILDTSVIIDGRIADICKSGFIDGVLLIPQFVLEELRHIADSSDLLKRNRGRRGLDILNRIQKELDVKVKIDERDFDDLQEVDSKLIRLAQLVGGDIITNDFNLNKVAELQGVRVLNINELANAVKPVVLPGEEMTVQVIKDGKEVGQGIGYLDDGTMIVVENGRKYIGQTISVLVTSVLQTAAGRMIFAKPKPSQKSNHVSLEVPSGV; from the coding sequence ATGATTGCGGCGGGTTACAGCGGGTTTTCCGTCGGCCTGCTGGTCATGCCTTTTTGGCAAGGACCGGAGCTGACCGTGAAGTGGGCCTTAGTGATTTTACTGTCCATTGTAGCCGGCTTGATCGGTTACAGTTTGGCGCCGCCTTTGATCACCGGGATTATTCAAGTAGCCAGAAGATTGGAAGCGCTGTTGTACAAGATTCCGGCCCATGACCTGGTGGGCGGTGCCGTCGGTTTGATTATCGGACTTATTATCGCTAATTTATTTGGTTTTTCTTTTTACCGCTTTCCCATCGTCGGGCCGTACTTGTCCATCTTGGCGAGCCTGGTGTTAGGCTACTTGGGTTGGAGTGTCGGCACTAAGAAGAGAGACGATCTCTTTTCCGTCTTTGCCAACTGGAAGGCCGGCAAAGACAAGGAAAAAACCGGACGCCTTGATATGAAGGCTCGTTATAAAATTCTCGATACCAGTGTCATTATCGACGGTCGTATTGCGGACATCTGCAAGAGCGGCTTCATTGACGGTGTCCTGCTGATTCCACAGTTTGTACTGGAGGAATTGAGGCATATCGCTGATTCTTCCGATTTGCTCAAACGCAACCGGGGACGCCGGGGCTTGGATATCCTGAACCGGATCCAGAAAGAGCTGGATGTGAAGGTGAAAATCGACGAGCGGGATTTTGACGACCTGCAAGAAGTGGATTCCAAGCTGATTCGCCTGGCTCAACTGGTAGGTGGGGACATCATCACCAACGATTTTAACCTGAATAAGGTGGCCGAACTGCAAGGGGTCAGGGTACTTAATATCAATGAACTGGCCAATGCCGTGAAGCCTGTGGTCTTGCCCGGGGAGGAAATGACCGTCCAAGTGATCAAGGACGGCAAGGAAGTGGGGCAGGGGATTGGCTATTTAGATGACGGCACCATGATTGTGGTGGAAAACGGCAGGAAGTATATCGGCCAGACTATATCCGTGCTGGTGACCAGCGTGCTGCAAACAGCCGCGGGACGCATGATTTTTGCTAAGCCGAAGCCGTCCCAGAAATCAAACCATGTTTCCTTGGAGGTGCCATCCGGTGTCTAG
- a CDS encoding CarD family transcriptional regulator yields the protein MFNVGDKVVYPMHGAGIIEAIEEKEILGETRKYYVMRIAHGDMTVMVPIDHAAASGLREVIDAEQVPDVLSVLQDREVLINGNWNSRYRANLAKIKTGDIFAVAEVVRNLSLRERDKGLSAIERKMLNNARQILISELVLAENAEEEQVENWLAKALA from the coding sequence GTGTTTAACGTCGGCGATAAAGTGGTTTATCCCATGCATGGCGCAGGTATCATCGAAGCCATTGAAGAAAAGGAGATCCTCGGGGAGACTCGCAAGTATTATGTGATGCGCATTGCCCATGGAGACATGACCGTCATGGTACCCATCGATCATGCCGCCGCAAGCGGGCTGCGGGAAGTGATTGACGCAGAGCAGGTTCCGGATGTATTATCCGTGCTGCAGGATAGAGAAGTGCTCATCAATGGAAACTGGAACAGCCGGTACCGGGCTAACCTGGCCAAGATTAAAACCGGCGACATTTTTGCTGTAGCGGAAGTGGTGCGCAATTTGAGTTTACGGGAACGGGACAAGGGCTTATCCGCCATTGAACGGAAAATGCTCAACAACGCCAGGCAGATCCTCATCAGTGAACTGGTGCTGGCCGAGAATGCAGAAGAAGAGCAGGTAGAGAACTGGCTGGCGAAGGCTTTGGCTTGA